A region from the Candidatus Eremiobacterota bacterium genome encodes:
- a CDS encoding sterol desaturase family protein, with product MLVVLIAGDFASTFFYHVPQHVWGKLHLRTHHDRRRSYWDHAVLSRDPGVLLDGFLGAVPYMIIALACFRLSVYGALAGLVLGQLHVWWRHTTELGWRTPRWAARVARALQIVLPEDHDGHHRNPEIEFGDIFRFYDAPARATIAFCRNLDPKRRAAALRRAAIARRRETAAALKRRKMVKQTG from the coding sequence ATGCTCGTCGTCTTGATCGCCGGAGACTTCGCATCGACGTTCTTCTACCACGTGCCGCAGCACGTGTGGGGCAAGCTCCACCTCCGCACGCACCACGACCGTCGAAGGTCGTACTGGGATCATGCGGTGCTCTCGCGCGATCCCGGCGTCCTGCTCGACGGCTTCCTCGGCGCGGTCCCGTACATGATCATCGCGCTGGCCTGCTTCCGGCTCTCGGTCTACGGAGCCCTCGCCGGCTTGGTGCTGGGCCAGCTGCACGTCTGGTGGCGGCACACCACCGAGCTGGGCTGGCGGACCCCCCGCTGGGCGGCACGGGTCGCGCGGGCCCTGCAGATCGTCCTCCCCGAGGACCATGACGGCCATCACCGGAATCCGGAGATCGAGTTCGGCGACATCTTCCGCTTCTACGACGCTCCGGCGCGCGCGACGATCGCGTTCTGCCGGAACCTCGATCCGAAGCGCAGAGCCGCCGCCCTTCGGCGCGCGGCGATCGCGCGCCGGCGCGAGACCGCAGCCGCGCTGAAGCGGCGGAAGATGGTCAAGCAGACCGGCTGA
- a CDS encoding amidohydrolase, giving the protein MTIDVPADVAAEVVATRRDLHEHPELGFEEVRTSGIVAQRLRALGFEVHTGIGQTGVVGVVHGARPGKTIMLRADMDALPIDEENDVPYRSQTAVHMHACGHDGHVAMLLGAARIVMSRRDELAGTVCFLFQPAEEGKGGAKAMVEDGVLERFGVERAYGLHLASAHPAGHVGFHEGAFYASSDSIEITVEGKGGHGAAPHLSIDPVYVAAQFVVAVQQVVSRQIDPIEPAVVTIGAISGGTTHNVIPSRVKLLGTVRAFDAGVRAKMAERIERVLRGVCESSGATYEFTYLWRYPVTSNDVEQTRYVRALAQQVAGDERVDDVPRLMGAEDFSFFAERVPACFFTIGSHGGENSAFPHHHARFDIDESALETGVRMMTALALDAPDHAP; this is encoded by the coding sequence CTGACGATCGACGTTCCCGCCGACGTCGCGGCCGAGGTCGTCGCGACTCGGCGCGACTTGCACGAGCATCCCGAGCTCGGCTTCGAAGAGGTTCGCACCAGCGGGATCGTCGCGCAGCGCTTGCGTGCGCTCGGTTTCGAGGTGCACACCGGGATCGGGCAGACGGGCGTCGTCGGTGTCGTGCACGGCGCGCGGCCCGGCAAGACGATCATGCTGCGCGCCGACATGGACGCGCTCCCGATCGACGAGGAGAACGACGTTCCGTACCGCTCGCAGACGGCGGTGCACATGCACGCGTGCGGCCATGACGGCCACGTCGCGATGCTGCTCGGCGCGGCGCGGATCGTGATGTCGCGCCGCGACGAGCTCGCCGGCACGGTGTGCTTTTTGTTCCAGCCCGCCGAGGAAGGAAAAGGCGGCGCGAAGGCGATGGTCGAGGACGGCGTCCTCGAGCGCTTCGGCGTCGAGCGCGCGTACGGCTTGCACCTTGCGTCGGCGCATCCGGCCGGCCACGTCGGTTTCCACGAAGGCGCGTTCTACGCCTCGAGCGACTCGATCGAGATCACGGTCGAAGGAAAAGGCGGCCACGGCGCCGCGCCGCACCTCTCGATCGATCCGGTCTACGTCGCGGCGCAGTTCGTGGTCGCGGTGCAGCAGGTGGTTTCGCGCCAGATCGATCCGATCGAGCCGGCGGTGGTGACGATCGGCGCGATCAGCGGCGGAACGACGCACAACGTGATCCCGAGCCGGGTGAAGCTGCTCGGCACGGTGCGCGCGTTCGACGCCGGCGTGCGGGCGAAGATGGCGGAGCGGATCGAGCGCGTGCTGCGCGGCGTCTGCGAAAGCTCCGGCGCGACGTACGAGTTCACGTACCTCTGGCGCTATCCGGTCACCTCGAACGACGTGGAGCAGACGCGCTACGTGCGCGCGCTCGCGCAGCAGGTCGCCGGCGACGAACGCGTCGACGACGTGCCGCGCTTGATGGGCGCCGAGGACTTCTCGTTCTTCGCCGAGCGCGTCCCGGCGTGTTTCTTCACCATCGGCAGCCACGGCGGCGAGAACAGCGCGTTCCCGCACCACCACGCCCGCTTCGACATCGACGAGTCCGCCCTCGAAACCGGCGTCCGCATGATGACCGCCCTCGCCCTCGACGCGCCGGACCACGCCCCGTAG
- a CDS encoding glycosyltransferase: MTKRVLFLISDTGGGHRAGAQAVGAALDEIEGATRFEWRIDDIATHCTFPLSKLGPAYSAALRYAPPIYGALYHATNGRRRYKTIVRFCEPLYRERLREVFQQYQPDVIVSVHPLLNHAALRARADAGMQHVPIVTVITDLGRVHEGWLLPEADLTVVPAREVYQRAIDRGVPPERLRLLGHPIHPRFEDVSGTKAEIRKKLGLPERATIALLMAGGEGGGKLLPTTLALAKAGLDYHLVVVTGRNAALRTKLEELAPALPTPMTVLGFRNDVPELMRAADLLVTKAGPGTIAEASVAEVPVVVYDYVPGQERGNLDYVRTNGIGVVALTTAEVVQSVARIVHNQERLAKMRLQQTAIAPRGSSRRIAELIAQIAVSGRRPTIPAAG, translated from the coding sequence ATGACAAAACGCGTCCTCTTTTTGATCTCCGACACCGGCGGCGGGCACCGCGCCGGGGCGCAAGCCGTCGGCGCGGCGCTCGACGAGATCGAGGGAGCGACGCGCTTCGAGTGGCGCATCGACGACATCGCGACCCATTGCACGTTTCCGCTCTCCAAGCTGGGGCCGGCGTACAGCGCGGCCCTTCGCTATGCCCCGCCGATCTACGGCGCGCTCTACCACGCGACGAACGGCCGGCGGCGCTACAAGACGATCGTGCGCTTCTGCGAGCCGCTCTACCGCGAGCGCTTGCGCGAGGTCTTCCAGCAGTACCAGCCCGACGTGATCGTGTCGGTGCACCCGCTGCTCAACCACGCCGCGCTGCGCGCGCGCGCCGACGCCGGGATGCAGCACGTCCCGATCGTCACGGTCATCACCGACCTCGGGCGCGTTCACGAAGGCTGGCTGCTGCCGGAAGCGGATCTCACCGTCGTTCCGGCGCGTGAAGTCTACCAGCGCGCGATCGACCGCGGCGTCCCGCCGGAGCGGCTGCGGCTGCTCGGGCACCCGATCCACCCGCGCTTCGAAGACGTCTCCGGCACCAAGGCGGAGATTCGCAAGAAGCTCGGCCTCCCCGAGCGCGCGACGATCGCGCTGCTGATGGCTGGTGGCGAAGGCGGCGGAAAGCTCTTGCCGACCACGCTAGCGCTCGCGAAAGCCGGATTGGACTATCATCTCGTCGTCGTGACGGGCCGCAACGCGGCGCTGCGCACGAAGCTCGAGGAGCTCGCACCCGCGTTGCCGACGCCGATGACGGTGCTCGGCTTCCGCAACGACGTCCCCGAACTGATGCGCGCCGCCGATTTGCTCGTCACCAAGGCGGGTCCCGGAACGATCGCGGAGGCGTCGGTCGCCGAAGTTCCGGTCGTGGTCTACGACTACGTCCCGGGCCAGGAGCGCGGCAACCTCGACTACGTGCGCACCAACGGAATCGGCGTCGTCGCGCTGACGACAGCCGAGGTCGTGCAGTCCGTCGCGCGGATCGTGCACAATCAGGAGCGCTTGGCGAAGATGCGCTTGCAGCAAACCGCGATCGCGCCGCGCGGCAGTTCGCGCCGCATCGCCGAGCTGATCGCGCAGATCGCCGTCAGCGGCCGCCGCCCCACGATTCCCGCCGCCGGATAG